A region of the Bacteroidales bacterium genome:
ACCATAAGGATTGATAAATCAAAATGCGGGTTGAGCAGGGATGAATTTTTACAAAGGATGCACAAAATGAATATTGGTTGCGGGGTACATTATCTTTCTATTCCGGCTCACCCTTATTATAAGAAAACATATCATTTGAAAGAAAGCGATTTTCCAAATGCATCCATATATGGCAGGGAAACTGTCAGCCTTCCGTTATCACCCAAATTGACCCGGGAAGATGTTACTGATGTTGTAAATACGGTAAAAAAAATCTTAAATCATTAAAAAACATCTAATAACACCAGGCTTACAGGTTTCTTTTTGTTTTAAAAAATTTTTTAATTAAATCGGCAGATTCATCATAAAGAATACCTTTTGTAACAAGTGTTTTGGGATGCAGAATATTTTTTTTAAACAATGTATATCCCTGTTTTGGGTCATCAGCAGCATAAACAATTCTTGAAATCTGCGACCAGAACAATGCCCCGACGCACATGACACAGGGTTCCAATGTAATATAAATTGTACAATCAGAAAGATATTTGCCCCCAAGATAATTTGCAGCCGAGGTAATGGCCTGCATTTCCGCATGAGCAGTGATG
Encoded here:
- a CDS encoding nucleoside deaminase; the encoded protein is MEIPKKSDTYFMQEALKEAQKAFDANEVPVGAVIVCNNKIIARSHNLTERLKDITAHAEMQAITSAANYLGGKYLSDCTIYITLEPCVMCVGALFWSQISRIVYAADDPKQGYTLFKKNILHPKTLVTKGILYDESADLIKKFFKTKRNL